Proteins from one Falco cherrug isolate bFalChe1 chromosome 7, bFalChe1.pri, whole genome shotgun sequence genomic window:
- the SLC24A5 gene encoding sodium/potassium/calcium exchanger 5, with protein sequence MRALLLPLLLSLLSLPRAARAQRLAADAANGTGCVLPSSEFPEGFFTPQERKDGGIVIYFLIILYMFLAVSIVCDDYFLPSLEIISECLGLSQDVAGATFMAAGSSAPELVTAFLGVFVTKGDIGVSTILGSAIYNLLGISAACGLFSSVVSRLSCWPLFRDCLAYTISVAAVLAMISDNRIYWYESASLLLTYGCYILVLCFDIKINQYLMKKFSPCCTCFTKAMEENAEQQPLVGWREESGPLICQQSRTDSGIFQDELNYSQLSTSLHGLDKISADHPSVFTMPEADMKRILWVLSLPIITLFYLTIPDCRRQFWRNWFMVTFLISAAWISAITYVLVWMVTIAGETLGIPESVMGLTLLAAGTSVPDTVASVLVARKGNGDMAMSNIVGSNVFDMLCLGIPWFIKTAFINTSGPIEVNSSGLTYTAISLICSVGFIFLAVHLNGWKIDKKLGGICLVLYLVFTVLAILYELGIIGNNPTRVCGN encoded by the exons CAAACGGGACCGGCTGCGTCCTTCCTTCATCGGAGTTTCCTGAAGGATTTTTTACACCGCAGGAGAGGAAGGATGGAGGGATCGTTATCTATTTCTTAATTATCCTTTACATGTTTCTGGCCGTGTCCATCGTGTGCGACGATTACTTCCTACCCTCGCTAGAGATCATCAGCGAAT GCCTTGGCCTCTCTCAGGATGTTGCTGGAGCAACTTTTATGGCTGCTGGAAGCTCTGCTCCAGAGCTTGTCACTGCTTTTCTAG GAGTCTTCGTGACAAAGGGAGATATCGGCGTCAGCACCATCCTTGGATCAGCAATCTATAATCTTCTTGGTATTTCTGCAGCTTGCGGGCTGTTTTCCAGCGTG GTTTCGAGGCTATCCTGTTGGCCGCTGTTTAGAGACTGTCTGGCATATACAATTAGCGTAGCGGCGGTCCTTGCGATGATATCTGACAACAGAATTTACTG GTATGAAAGTGCATCCTTATTATTGACATACGGGTGCTATATTCTGGTACTATGTTTTGACATTAAAATCAACCAATACCTCATGAAAAAGTTCAGTCCCTGCTGTACATGTTTTACAAAAGCTATGGAAGAGAACGCTGAGCAGCAGCCACTGGTTGGATGGAGGGAAGAGAGCGGACCTCTGATTTGTCAACAGTCGAGAACAGATAGTGGAATTTTTCAGGATGAGCTGAACTATTCCCAACTTTCAACAAGCTTGCATGGGCTTGATAAAATCTCTGCAG ATCATCCAAGTGTCTTCACCATGCCTGAAGCAGACATGAAGAGAATTTTGTGGGTGTTATCCCTTCCTATTATTACACTATTCTACTTGACTATACCAGATTGCAGAAGACAGTTTTGGAGGAACTGGTTCATGgtgacatttttaatttcagcagcATGGATTTCTGCAATAACTTACGTTCTTGTATGGATGGTAACAATAGCAG GTGAAACACTGGGAATTCCAGAGTCAGTAATGGGTCTCACATTACTAGCAGCAGGAACAAGTGTACCAGATACAGTTGCAAGCGTGCTGGTGGCTCGAAAAG GAAATGGAGATATGGCTATGTCTAACATTGTAGGATCCAATGTATTTGATATGCTCTGTTTGGGAATACCCTGGTTTATAAAAACTGCCTTCATAAATACATCAGGACCCATAGAAGTGAACAGCAGTGGTTTGACATACACAGCCATTTCTCTTATCTgttctgttggttttatttttctggcagtTCATCTGAATGGCTGGAAAATAGATAAAAAGTTGGGAGGAATTTGTCTTGTACTGTACTTAGTATTTACTGTTTTAGCAATTTTATATGAACTTGGCATCATAGGCAACAATCCTACAAGGGTCTGTGGTAACTAG
- the MYEF2 gene encoding myelin expression factor 2, protein MAENDKPEAAAAAPQCGVEEAAPANPPPPPPQQQQQQQQPPPQQQPLQQPPQDQEAAAAATAAAAESGGGSANGVKMDNDETAKEEKAPVKEKYIAKPKAIPSLGNKNRFHPYSKDKNAGTGEKKTINRNRVFISNIPYDMKWQAIKDLMREKVGEVTYVELFKDAEGKSRGCGVVEFKDEEFVKKALETMNKYDLSGRPLNIKEDPEGEHARRALQRVGGQFPGGHGPDVAPGIMNLPPSILNNPNIPPEVINNLQAGRLGSTIFVANLDFKVGWKKLKEVFSIAGTVKRADIKEDKDGKSRGMGTVTFEQAIEAVQAISMFNGQFLFDRPMHVKMDDKSIPHEDFRVADSKTSQLPRGLGGIGMGLGPGGQPISATQLSMGGGMGTVGPGGMGIDGPGFGGMNRMGGGLAGFRGIEGMPNMGGFGVSRMGEMFRGGMGGNMDREFGRSDMALNRGFGDSFGRMGGAMIGVFAGGMGAPSMGPVRSGMSGGMGGMNSMAGGMGVDRMSSGFDRMGPAMGGGLERNIDIDRGFVPGPIGGGMRERLGSKGNQIFVRNLPFDLTWQKLKEKFSQCGHVMFAEIKMENGKSKGCGTVRFDSPESAEKACRIMNGIKISGREIDVRLDRNA, encoded by the exons ATGGCGGAGAACGACAAGCCGGAGGCTGCGGCCGCCGCGCCGCAGTGCGGAGTGGAGGAGGCCGCCCCCGCCaacccgccgccgccgccgccacaacaacagcagcagcagcaacagccgCCGCCGCAACAACAGCCGCTACAACAGCCGCCACAGGATCAggaggcggcggcagcagcgaCAGCGGCAGCAGCCGAGAGCGGCGGGGGCAGCGCTAATGGCGTCAAAAT ggATAATGATGAGACggcaaaagaagagaaagcaccTGTGAAAGAGAAGTACATTGCAAAACCGAAGGCAATCCCTTCTCTTGGAAACAAGAATAGATTCCATCCCTATTCAAAGGACAAGAATGCAGGCACTGGAGAGAAGAAGACTATTAATCGTAATAGAGTTTTTATTAGCAACATCCCATATGACATGAAATGGCAAGCTATTAAAGATCTTATGAGAGAGAAAG TTGGTGAGGTTACATACGTGGAGCTGTTTAAGGATGCTGAAGGAAAATCAAGG GGTTGTGG TGTGGTTGAATTCAAAGATGAAGAATTTGTTAAGAAAGCATTAGAAACTATGAACAAATATGATCTTAGTGGAAGACCCCTGAATATTAAAGAG GATCCTGAAGGTGAACATGCTCGTAGGGCATTACAGCGTGTAGGAGGACAGTTTCCAGGAGGACATGGACCCGATGTGGCACCTGGAATAATGAATTTGCCACCTTCTATTCTCAATAATCCAAACATTCCTCCTGAGGTTATCAACAacttgcaggcaggcaggcttgGGTCCACtatttttgttgctaat CTTGACTTTAAAGTTGGGTGGAAGAAACTGAAGGAGGTATTCAGCATTGCTGGAACTGTGAAGCGTGCAGACATCAAAGAAGATAAAGATGGCAAGAGTCGAGGAATGGGAACAGTTACCTTTGAACAAGCGATTGAAGCTGTTCAAGCAATAT CTATGTTCAATGGACAATTCCTGTTTGATAGACCCATGCATGTTAAAATG GATGACAAATCGATTCCTCATGAAGATTTCCGTGTTGCAGACAGCAAAACTTCACAATTACCTC gtGGTCTTGGTGGCATTGGTATGGGACTCGGACCAGGTGGACAGCCCATCAGTGCAACACAGTTGAGCATGGGTGGTGGAATGGGGACCGTGGGTCCAGGAG GTATGGGAATAGACGGTCCAGGATTTGGTGGAATGAATAGAATGGGAGGTG GACTTGCTGGATTTCGTGGAATTGAAGGAATGCCTAACATGGGAGGATTTGGAGTCAGCCGAATGGGAG AAATGttccgtggtggaatgggaGGAAATATGGACCGAGAATTTGGTCGTAGTGACATGGCATTGAACCGTGGGTTTGGAGATTCTTTTGGAAGGATGG gTGGTGCAATGATTGGTGTTTTTGCAGGAGGAATGGGAGCGCCTAGCATGGGCCCAGTAAGATCTGGAATGA GTGGTGGAATGGGTGGTATGAACAGTATGGCTGGAGGAATGGGAGTGGATCGGATGAGTTCTGGTTTTGATCGAATGGGACCAGCTATGGGTGGAGGCCTGGAAAGGAACATTGATATTGATCGAGGATTTGTGCCTGGCCCGATAGGAGGTGGCATGAGAGAAAGATTAGGCTCTAAAGGCAACCAGATATTTGTGAGAAAT CTTCCTTTTGACTTGACCTGGCAGAAGCTAAAGGAGAAATTCAGCCAATGTG GTCATGTaatgtttgcagaaataaaaatggagaatGGAAAATCAAAGGGCTGTGGAACAGTCAGATTTGACTCACCAGAATCTGCTGAAAAGGCCTGTAGGATAATGAACGGCATAAAAATCAGTGGCAGAGAAATTGATGTACGCTTGGATCGCAATGCATAA